The proteins below are encoded in one region of Acidimicrobiales bacterium:
- the secG gene encoding preprotein translocase subunit SecG, which yields MLTLGLVAIHVAVSLGLILFILLHSGRGGGLSDMFGGSVGTAAAGSTVVERNLDRITVTLAVVFTFTTLALAIRLQ from the coding sequence GTGCTCACGCTTGGGCTAGTAGCCATCCACGTCGCCGTGTCACTCGGGCTGATCCTCTTCATCCTGTTGCACAGCGGGCGGGGAGGAGGCCTCTCCGACATGTTCGGCGGGAGTGTGGGAACGGCGGCCGCCGGCTCCACGGTCGTCGAGCGCAACCTCGACCGGATCACCGTGACCCTGGCGGTCGTCTTCACGTTCACGACGCTGGCCCTGGCGATCCGGCTCCAGTGA